In a single window of the Etheostoma spectabile isolate EspeVRDwgs_2016 chromosome 3, UIUC_Espe_1.0, whole genome shotgun sequence genome:
- the gramd1bb gene encoding protein Aster-B isoform X12: protein MQMSSVLESLGPIPAARTASNSNKSTPACSPVLRKRSRSPTPQSQEGENMVEKGSDHSSDKSPSTPEQVVQRTYSLQSARSGGKNSKSHKRLSKYDRLNLIKKSQSWYNHERQHILRVLSPTYKQRNEDFRKLFKQLPDTERLIVDYSCALQRDILLQGRLYLSENWICFYSNIFRWETLLTVRLKDICSMTKEKTARLIPNAIQVCTDTEKHFFTSFGARDRTYMMMFRLWQNALLDKPLCPKELWHFVHQCYGNELGLTSDDEDYVPPDDDFNTMGFSEEIPNEENEINNDNLSKSSTEAKPEGSPPSLHKKVVPNITIPSPGNHDTPITFDLPAEEYADCLPDGQLLALPLLLEENNDTSGPGGLVPSPSLDFNDNEDIPTELSDSSETHDEGEVQAFHEDLNGRQYINEIYKLSVDKLYAILFTESQFMSDFMEQRRFSEVVYHPWKTEEAGNQTREILYTISLSNPLAPKTATVTETQTLYKASQESECYIIDAEVITHDVPYHDYFYTLNRYMLTRVAKNKCRLRVSTELRYRKQPWGLVKGFIEKNFWSGLAENFRHLELELAKLEEILESHQLSPKAIKNSTVRRKKRPLPHMRSQHMDEALSPVTTPTDEEVIQRIKQVAGSTQTRHQSPEHHHLPAGLALYSVSKLLLIISFVICLSLVLLVFLNMMLFYKLWMLEYSAQSLTTWQGLRLHESKLPQTQMEWAQLLEAQQRYHDVELQKWREIIKSSVVLLDQMKDSLLNLQRGIGLSDYSSEAEEKRSHYH, encoded by the exons ATGCAGATGAGTTCTGTGCTTGAGTCGCTGGGACCAATCCCTGCTGCACG CACTGCCAGTAACTCAAACAAGAGCACCCCCGCCTGCTCACCAGTCCTGCGTAAACGCTCGCGCTCTCCCACACCACAGAGCCAGGAGGGTGAGAACATGGTGGAGAAGGGTTCAGACCACTCCTCTGACAAATCCCCCTCCACGCCCGAGCAGGTCGTCCAGAGAACATACTCCCTGCAGTCAGCAAGAAGCGGCGGAAAGAACTCAAAG TCTCACAAGCGACTTTCCAAA TATGACAGACTAAACCTGATTAAA aaGAGCCAAAGCTGGTACAAC CATGAAAGACAACACATCCTGAGA GTGCTGAGCCCGACATACAAGCAGCGCAATGAGGACTTTAGAAAACTCTTCAAGCAGCTCCCTGACACAGAGAGACTCATTGTGG ACTACTCTTGTGCTCTTCAACGTGACATCCTCCTGCAGGGACGACTCTACCTCTCCGAGAACTGGATCTGTTTTTATAGCAACATCTTCCGCTGGGAAACACTG ttgacAGTGCGGCTAAAGGACATCTGCTcaatgacaaaagaaaagaccGCCCGCCTCATTCCAAATGCCATCCAGGTCTGCACTGACACCGAGAAG CACTTTTTCACCTCATTTGGAGCCAGGGATAGGACTTACATGATGATGTTCAGACTGTGGCAAAATGCACTGCTGGACAAG CCCCTGTGCCCCAAAGAACTGTGGCACTTTGTACACCAGTGCTATGGCAACGAACTAGGCCTAACTAGTGACGATGAGGACTATGTTCCACCTGATGATGACTTCAACACCATGGG GTTCAGTGAAGAGATTCCCAATGAAGAGAATGAGATAAACAATGACAACTTGTCTAAGAGCAGCACTGAGGCCAAGCCTGAGGGGAGCCCTCCTTCGCTACATAAGAAGGTTGTCCCAAACATCACCATTCCTAGTCCAGGCAACCATGACACACCCATCACA TTTGACCTCCCAGCAGAAGAGTATGCAGACTGCCTACCAGATGGACAGCTGCTTGCTCTGCCCCTTTTGCTGGAAGAGAACAATGATACCAGCGGACCTGGTGGTCTTGTCCCCTCACCCTCTCTGGACTTCAACGACAATGAAGACATCCCCACTGAACTCAGTGACTCCTCCGAAACACACGACGAGG GTGAAGTACAGGCCTTTCATGAGGATCTGAATGGCAGGCAGTACATCAATGAGATCTACAAGTTAAGTGTAGACAAGCTCTACGCCATCCTCTTCACAGAGTCGCAGTTCATGAGTGACTTCATGGAGCAAAGACGATTCTCAG AGGTGGTGTACCACCCGTGGAAGACAGAGGAGGCTGGGAACCAGACAAGAGAGATCTTGTACACCATCTCGCTGTCCAACCCCCTTGCCCCCAAAACAGCCACAGTCACTGAGACACAG ACTCTGTACAAAGCCAGCCAGGAGAGTGAGTGTTATATCATCGACGCTGAGGTCATTACACATGATGTGCCCTACCACGATTACTTCTACACTCTCAACCGCTACATGCTCACCAGGGTCGCCAAGAACAAGTGTCGGTTACG GGTATCGACAGAGCTGCGCTACAGGAAACAGCCGTGGGGGCTGGTGAAAGGTTTCATAGAGAAAAACTTCTGGAGCGGGCTAGCAGAGAACTTCCGGCATCTAG AGTTGGAGCTGGCCAAGCTGGAGGAGATCCTGGAGTCCCACCAGCTCTCTCCGAAGGCGATAAAAAACTCCACGGTGAGGCGGAAGAAGAGGCCACTCCCCCACATGCGCAGCCAGCATATGGACGAGGCGCTCAGCCCCGTTACTACGCCGACAGATGAGGAAGTGATTCAGAGGATCAAACAAGTGGCAGGCTCCACACAAACCAGACACCAGAGTCCAGAGCACCATCACCTGCCCGCAGGCCTCGCTCTGTACAGCGTCTCCAAACTGCTGCTCATCATCAGCTTTGT GATCTGTCTAAG CCTGGTCCTGCTGGTGTTCCTCAACATGATGCTCTTCTACAAGCTGTGGATGCTGGAGTACTCTGCACAGTCTTTAACAACCTGGCAAGGTCTGCGGCTTCATGAAAG
- the gramd1bb gene encoding protein Aster-B isoform X15, whose amino-acid sequence MQMSSVLESLGPIPAARTASNSNKSTPACSPVLRKRSRSPTPQSQEGENMVEKGSDHSSDKSPSTPEQVVQRTYSLQSARSGGKNSKKSQSWYNHERQHILRVLSPTYKQRNEDFRKLFKQLPDTERLIVDYSCALQRDILLQGRLYLSENWICFYSNIFRWETLLTVRLKDICSMTKEKTARLIPNAIQVCTDTEKHFFTSFGARDRTYMMMFRLWQNALLDKPLCPKELWHFVHQCYGNELGLTSDDEDYVPPDDDFNTMGFSEEIPNEENEINNDNLSKSSTEAKPEGSPPSLHKKVVPNITIPSPGNHDTPITFDLPAEEYADCLPDGQLLALPLLLEENNDTSGPGGLVPSPSLDFNDNEDIPTELSDSSETHDEGEVQAFHEDLNGRQYINEIYKLSVDKLYAILFTESQFMSDFMEQRRFSEVVYHPWKTEEAGNQTREILYTISLSNPLAPKTATVTETQTLYKASQESECYIIDAEVITHDVPYHDYFYTLNRYMLTRVAKNKCRLRVSTELRYRKQPWGLVKGFIEKNFWSGLAENFRHLELELAKLEEILESHQLSPKAIKNSTVRRKKRPLPHMRSQHMDEALSPVTTPTDEEVIQRIKQVAGSTQTRHQSPEHHHLPAGLALYSVSKLLLIISFVICLSLVLLVFLNMMLFYKLWMLEYSAQSLTTWQGLRLHESKLPQTQMEWAQLLEAQQRYHDVELQKWREIIKSSVVLLDQMKDSLLNLQRGIGLSDYSSEAEEKRSHYH is encoded by the exons ATGCAGATGAGTTCTGTGCTTGAGTCGCTGGGACCAATCCCTGCTGCACG CACTGCCAGTAACTCAAACAAGAGCACCCCCGCCTGCTCACCAGTCCTGCGTAAACGCTCGCGCTCTCCCACACCACAGAGCCAGGAGGGTGAGAACATGGTGGAGAAGGGTTCAGACCACTCCTCTGACAAATCCCCCTCCACGCCCGAGCAGGTCGTCCAGAGAACATACTCCCTGCAGTCAGCAAGAAGCGGCGGAAAGAACTCAAAG aaGAGCCAAAGCTGGTACAAC CATGAAAGACAACACATCCTGAGA GTGCTGAGCCCGACATACAAGCAGCGCAATGAGGACTTTAGAAAACTCTTCAAGCAGCTCCCTGACACAGAGAGACTCATTGTGG ACTACTCTTGTGCTCTTCAACGTGACATCCTCCTGCAGGGACGACTCTACCTCTCCGAGAACTGGATCTGTTTTTATAGCAACATCTTCCGCTGGGAAACACTG ttgacAGTGCGGCTAAAGGACATCTGCTcaatgacaaaagaaaagaccGCCCGCCTCATTCCAAATGCCATCCAGGTCTGCACTGACACCGAGAAG CACTTTTTCACCTCATTTGGAGCCAGGGATAGGACTTACATGATGATGTTCAGACTGTGGCAAAATGCACTGCTGGACAAG CCCCTGTGCCCCAAAGAACTGTGGCACTTTGTACACCAGTGCTATGGCAACGAACTAGGCCTAACTAGTGACGATGAGGACTATGTTCCACCTGATGATGACTTCAACACCATGGG GTTCAGTGAAGAGATTCCCAATGAAGAGAATGAGATAAACAATGACAACTTGTCTAAGAGCAGCACTGAGGCCAAGCCTGAGGGGAGCCCTCCTTCGCTACATAAGAAGGTTGTCCCAAACATCACCATTCCTAGTCCAGGCAACCATGACACACCCATCACA TTTGACCTCCCAGCAGAAGAGTATGCAGACTGCCTACCAGATGGACAGCTGCTTGCTCTGCCCCTTTTGCTGGAAGAGAACAATGATACCAGCGGACCTGGTGGTCTTGTCCCCTCACCCTCTCTGGACTTCAACGACAATGAAGACATCCCCACTGAACTCAGTGACTCCTCCGAAACACACGACGAGG GTGAAGTACAGGCCTTTCATGAGGATCTGAATGGCAGGCAGTACATCAATGAGATCTACAAGTTAAGTGTAGACAAGCTCTACGCCATCCTCTTCACAGAGTCGCAGTTCATGAGTGACTTCATGGAGCAAAGACGATTCTCAG AGGTGGTGTACCACCCGTGGAAGACAGAGGAGGCTGGGAACCAGACAAGAGAGATCTTGTACACCATCTCGCTGTCCAACCCCCTTGCCCCCAAAACAGCCACAGTCACTGAGACACAG ACTCTGTACAAAGCCAGCCAGGAGAGTGAGTGTTATATCATCGACGCTGAGGTCATTACACATGATGTGCCCTACCACGATTACTTCTACACTCTCAACCGCTACATGCTCACCAGGGTCGCCAAGAACAAGTGTCGGTTACG GGTATCGACAGAGCTGCGCTACAGGAAACAGCCGTGGGGGCTGGTGAAAGGTTTCATAGAGAAAAACTTCTGGAGCGGGCTAGCAGAGAACTTCCGGCATCTAG AGTTGGAGCTGGCCAAGCTGGAGGAGATCCTGGAGTCCCACCAGCTCTCTCCGAAGGCGATAAAAAACTCCACGGTGAGGCGGAAGAAGAGGCCACTCCCCCACATGCGCAGCCAGCATATGGACGAGGCGCTCAGCCCCGTTACTACGCCGACAGATGAGGAAGTGATTCAGAGGATCAAACAAGTGGCAGGCTCCACACAAACCAGACACCAGAGTCCAGAGCACCATCACCTGCCCGCAGGCCTCGCTCTGTACAGCGTCTCCAAACTGCTGCTCATCATCAGCTTTGT GATCTGTCTAAG CCTGGTCCTGCTGGTGTTCCTCAACATGATGCTCTTCTACAAGCTGTGGATGCTGGAGTACTCTGCACAGTCTTTAACAACCTGGCAAGGTCTGCGGCTTCATGAAAG
- the gramd1bb gene encoding protein Aster-B isoform X19: protein MVEKGSDHSSDKSPSTPEQVVQRTYSLQSARSGGKNSKSHKRLSKYDRLNLIKKSQSWYNHERQHILRVLSPTYKQRNEDFRKLFKQLPDTERLIVDYSCALQRDILLQGRLYLSENWICFYSNIFRWETLLTVRLKDICSMTKEKTARLIPNAIQVCTDTEKHFFTSFGARDRTYMMMFRLWQNALLDKPLCPKELWHFVHQCYGNELGLTSDDEDYVPPDDDFNTMGFSEEIPNEENEINNDNLSKSSTEAKPEGSPPSLHKKVVPNITIPSPGNHDTPITFDLPAEEYADCLPDGQLLALPLLLEENNDTSGPGGLVPSPSLDFNDNEDIPTELSDSSETHDEGEVQAFHEDLNGRQYINEIYKLSVDKLYAILFTESQFMSDFMEQRRFSEVVYHPWKTEEAGNQTREILYTISLSNPLAPKTATVTETQTLYKASQESECYIIDAEVITHDVPYHDYFYTLNRYMLTRVAKNKCRLRVSTELRYRKQPWGLVKGFIEKNFWSGLAENFRHLELELAKLEEILESHQLSPKAIKNSTVRRKKRPLPHMRSQHMDEALSPVTTPTDEEVIQRIKQVAGSTQTRHQSPEHHHLPAGLALYSVSKLLLIISFVICLSLVLLVFLNMMLFYKLWMLEYSAQSLTTWQGLRLHESKLPQTQMEWAQLLEAQQRYHDVELQKWREIIKSSVVLLDQMKDSLLNLQRGIGLSDYSSEAEEKRSHYH, encoded by the exons ATGGTGGAGAAGGGTTCAGACCACTCCTCTGACAAATCCCCCTCCACGCCCGAGCAGGTCGTCCAGAGAACATACTCCCTGCAGTCAGCAAGAAGCGGCGGAAAGAACTCAAAG TCTCACAAGCGACTTTCCAAA TATGACAGACTAAACCTGATTAAA aaGAGCCAAAGCTGGTACAAC CATGAAAGACAACACATCCTGAGA GTGCTGAGCCCGACATACAAGCAGCGCAATGAGGACTTTAGAAAACTCTTCAAGCAGCTCCCTGACACAGAGAGACTCATTGTGG ACTACTCTTGTGCTCTTCAACGTGACATCCTCCTGCAGGGACGACTCTACCTCTCCGAGAACTGGATCTGTTTTTATAGCAACATCTTCCGCTGGGAAACACTG ttgacAGTGCGGCTAAAGGACATCTGCTcaatgacaaaagaaaagaccGCCCGCCTCATTCCAAATGCCATCCAGGTCTGCACTGACACCGAGAAG CACTTTTTCACCTCATTTGGAGCCAGGGATAGGACTTACATGATGATGTTCAGACTGTGGCAAAATGCACTGCTGGACAAG CCCCTGTGCCCCAAAGAACTGTGGCACTTTGTACACCAGTGCTATGGCAACGAACTAGGCCTAACTAGTGACGATGAGGACTATGTTCCACCTGATGATGACTTCAACACCATGGG GTTCAGTGAAGAGATTCCCAATGAAGAGAATGAGATAAACAATGACAACTTGTCTAAGAGCAGCACTGAGGCCAAGCCTGAGGGGAGCCCTCCTTCGCTACATAAGAAGGTTGTCCCAAACATCACCATTCCTAGTCCAGGCAACCATGACACACCCATCACA TTTGACCTCCCAGCAGAAGAGTATGCAGACTGCCTACCAGATGGACAGCTGCTTGCTCTGCCCCTTTTGCTGGAAGAGAACAATGATACCAGCGGACCTGGTGGTCTTGTCCCCTCACCCTCTCTGGACTTCAACGACAATGAAGACATCCCCACTGAACTCAGTGACTCCTCCGAAACACACGACGAGG GTGAAGTACAGGCCTTTCATGAGGATCTGAATGGCAGGCAGTACATCAATGAGATCTACAAGTTAAGTGTAGACAAGCTCTACGCCATCCTCTTCACAGAGTCGCAGTTCATGAGTGACTTCATGGAGCAAAGACGATTCTCAG AGGTGGTGTACCACCCGTGGAAGACAGAGGAGGCTGGGAACCAGACAAGAGAGATCTTGTACACCATCTCGCTGTCCAACCCCCTTGCCCCCAAAACAGCCACAGTCACTGAGACACAG ACTCTGTACAAAGCCAGCCAGGAGAGTGAGTGTTATATCATCGACGCTGAGGTCATTACACATGATGTGCCCTACCACGATTACTTCTACACTCTCAACCGCTACATGCTCACCAGGGTCGCCAAGAACAAGTGTCGGTTACG GGTATCGACAGAGCTGCGCTACAGGAAACAGCCGTGGGGGCTGGTGAAAGGTTTCATAGAGAAAAACTTCTGGAGCGGGCTAGCAGAGAACTTCCGGCATCTAG AGTTGGAGCTGGCCAAGCTGGAGGAGATCCTGGAGTCCCACCAGCTCTCTCCGAAGGCGATAAAAAACTCCACGGTGAGGCGGAAGAAGAGGCCACTCCCCCACATGCGCAGCCAGCATATGGACGAGGCGCTCAGCCCCGTTACTACGCCGACAGATGAGGAAGTGATTCAGAGGATCAAACAAGTGGCAGGCTCCACACAAACCAGACACCAGAGTCCAGAGCACCATCACCTGCCCGCAGGCCTCGCTCTGTACAGCGTCTCCAAACTGCTGCTCATCATCAGCTTTGT GATCTGTCTAAG CCTGGTCCTGCTGGTGTTCCTCAACATGATGCTCTTCTACAAGCTGTGGATGCTGGAGTACTCTGCACAGTCTTTAACAACCTGGCAAGGTCTGCGGCTTCATGAAAG
- the gramd1bb gene encoding protein Aster-B isoform X20, with the protein MVEKGSDHSSDKSPSTPEQVVQRTYSLQSARSGGKNSKKSQSWYNHERQHILRVLSPTYKQRNEDFRKLFKQLPDTERLIVDYSCALQRDILLQGRLYLSENWICFYSNIFRWETLLTVRLKDICSMTKEKTARLIPNAIQVCTDTEKHFFTSFGARDRTYMMMFRLWQNALLDKPLCPKELWHFVHQCYGNELGLTSDDEDYVPPDDDFNTMGFSEEIPNEENEINNDNLSKSSTEAKPEGSPPSLHKKVVPNITIPSPGNHDTPITFDLPAEEYADCLPDGQLLALPLLLEENNDTSGPGGLVPSPSLDFNDNEDIPTELSDSSETHDEGEVQAFHEDLNGRQYINEIYKLSVDKLYAILFTESQFMSDFMEQRRFSEVVYHPWKTEEAGNQTREILYTISLSNPLAPKTATVTETQTLYKASQESECYIIDAEVITHDVPYHDYFYTLNRYMLTRVAKNKCRLRVSTELRYRKQPWGLVKGFIEKNFWSGLAENFRHLELELAKLEEILESHQLSPKAIKNSTVRRKKRPLPHMRSQHMDEALSPVTTPTDEEVIQRIKQVAGSTQTRHQSPEHHHLPAGLALYSVSKLLLIISFVICLSLVLLVFLNMMLFYKLWMLEYSAQSLTTWQGLRLHESKLPQTQMEWAQLLEAQQRYHDVELQKWREIIKSSVVLLDQMKDSLLNLQRGIGLSDYSSEAEEKRSHYH; encoded by the exons ATGGTGGAGAAGGGTTCAGACCACTCCTCTGACAAATCCCCCTCCACGCCCGAGCAGGTCGTCCAGAGAACATACTCCCTGCAGTCAGCAAGAAGCGGCGGAAAGAACTCAAAG aaGAGCCAAAGCTGGTACAAC CATGAAAGACAACACATCCTGAGA GTGCTGAGCCCGACATACAAGCAGCGCAATGAGGACTTTAGAAAACTCTTCAAGCAGCTCCCTGACACAGAGAGACTCATTGTGG ACTACTCTTGTGCTCTTCAACGTGACATCCTCCTGCAGGGACGACTCTACCTCTCCGAGAACTGGATCTGTTTTTATAGCAACATCTTCCGCTGGGAAACACTG ttgacAGTGCGGCTAAAGGACATCTGCTcaatgacaaaagaaaagaccGCCCGCCTCATTCCAAATGCCATCCAGGTCTGCACTGACACCGAGAAG CACTTTTTCACCTCATTTGGAGCCAGGGATAGGACTTACATGATGATGTTCAGACTGTGGCAAAATGCACTGCTGGACAAG CCCCTGTGCCCCAAAGAACTGTGGCACTTTGTACACCAGTGCTATGGCAACGAACTAGGCCTAACTAGTGACGATGAGGACTATGTTCCACCTGATGATGACTTCAACACCATGGG GTTCAGTGAAGAGATTCCCAATGAAGAGAATGAGATAAACAATGACAACTTGTCTAAGAGCAGCACTGAGGCCAAGCCTGAGGGGAGCCCTCCTTCGCTACATAAGAAGGTTGTCCCAAACATCACCATTCCTAGTCCAGGCAACCATGACACACCCATCACA TTTGACCTCCCAGCAGAAGAGTATGCAGACTGCCTACCAGATGGACAGCTGCTTGCTCTGCCCCTTTTGCTGGAAGAGAACAATGATACCAGCGGACCTGGTGGTCTTGTCCCCTCACCCTCTCTGGACTTCAACGACAATGAAGACATCCCCACTGAACTCAGTGACTCCTCCGAAACACACGACGAGG GTGAAGTACAGGCCTTTCATGAGGATCTGAATGGCAGGCAGTACATCAATGAGATCTACAAGTTAAGTGTAGACAAGCTCTACGCCATCCTCTTCACAGAGTCGCAGTTCATGAGTGACTTCATGGAGCAAAGACGATTCTCAG AGGTGGTGTACCACCCGTGGAAGACAGAGGAGGCTGGGAACCAGACAAGAGAGATCTTGTACACCATCTCGCTGTCCAACCCCCTTGCCCCCAAAACAGCCACAGTCACTGAGACACAG ACTCTGTACAAAGCCAGCCAGGAGAGTGAGTGTTATATCATCGACGCTGAGGTCATTACACATGATGTGCCCTACCACGATTACTTCTACACTCTCAACCGCTACATGCTCACCAGGGTCGCCAAGAACAAGTGTCGGTTACG GGTATCGACAGAGCTGCGCTACAGGAAACAGCCGTGGGGGCTGGTGAAAGGTTTCATAGAGAAAAACTTCTGGAGCGGGCTAGCAGAGAACTTCCGGCATCTAG AGTTGGAGCTGGCCAAGCTGGAGGAGATCCTGGAGTCCCACCAGCTCTCTCCGAAGGCGATAAAAAACTCCACGGTGAGGCGGAAGAAGAGGCCACTCCCCCACATGCGCAGCCAGCATATGGACGAGGCGCTCAGCCCCGTTACTACGCCGACAGATGAGGAAGTGATTCAGAGGATCAAACAAGTGGCAGGCTCCACACAAACCAGACACCAGAGTCCAGAGCACCATCACCTGCCCGCAGGCCTCGCTCTGTACAGCGTCTCCAAACTGCTGCTCATCATCAGCTTTGT GATCTGTCTAAG CCTGGTCCTGCTGGTGTTCCTCAACATGATGCTCTTCTACAAGCTGTGGATGCTGGAGTACTCTGCACAGTCTTTAACAACCTGGCAAGGTCTGCGGCTTCATGAAAG